The Halomonas sp. KG2 genome contains a region encoding:
- a CDS encoding YifB family Mg chelatase-like AAA ATPase produces the protein MTLAIVATRAGVGLEAPAVHVEVHLANGLPGLTLVGLPETAVKESRERVRSALINAGFDFPNTKRITLNLAPADLPKEGGRFDLPIALGILAASGQIPVDALEGMECAGELALDGKLRAVPGVLPFALATRRVNKALIIPRACADEAALAGDLSVLPADTLWQVVAHLLGQEKIPPHQLSASVRSTAPIADLADVRGQQQARRALEVAAAGGHNLLLAGPPGTGKTMLASRLPGILPPLCEDDALQVAAVRSVCGLPLEADWGQRPFRQPHHSASAAALVGGGSKPKPGEISLAHHGVLFLDELPEFSRNVLEVLRQPLETGEIHLSRASHERRYPAQFQLVAAMNPCPCGHLGDPRQRCQCSSSQIQRYQARLSGPLLDRIDLQVEVPALPPEQLTAQTQGEPSSAVRKRVMAARERQMARGALNSQLSGKALEAACALNDEERAWLAGVLEKLKLSARAYHRVLRVALTLADLQGEPKPTQPHFIEAIGYRQLDRLLKGA, from the coding sequence ATGACACTAGCCATTGTGGCCACGCGCGCAGGGGTTGGACTGGAAGCCCCCGCCGTGCATGTCGAGGTACATCTAGCCAACGGCTTGCCGGGGCTAACGCTGGTGGGTCTGCCGGAAACCGCCGTCAAAGAGAGCCGCGAGCGGGTGCGCAGCGCGCTCATCAATGCCGGGTTTGATTTTCCCAACACCAAGCGCATTACCCTCAACCTTGCCCCTGCCGACCTACCTAAAGAGGGCGGCCGCTTTGATTTGCCGATTGCACTCGGCATTCTGGCCGCCTCTGGCCAGATTCCAGTAGATGCGCTAGAAGGCATGGAGTGCGCAGGCGAACTGGCATTGGATGGCAAACTACGTGCCGTACCCGGCGTATTACCCTTTGCTCTCGCCACACGACGCGTCAACAAAGCACTGATTATTCCCCGCGCCTGTGCCGACGAAGCTGCGTTAGCGGGCGACTTATCGGTTTTACCTGCCGACACCCTATGGCAGGTCGTTGCTCACTTGCTGGGACAAGAGAAAATACCGCCCCACCAACTGTCTGCCTCGGTGAGATCCACGGCCCCCATTGCCGACTTAGCCGACGTTCGCGGCCAGCAGCAGGCACGCCGCGCACTAGAAGTGGCGGCCGCGGGTGGCCATAACTTGCTGCTAGCAGGGCCTCCTGGCACCGGAAAAACCATGCTCGCTAGCCGCTTACCAGGCATTTTGCCGCCGCTTTGCGAAGACGATGCGCTGCAAGTGGCCGCTGTACGTTCGGTCTGTGGGCTACCGCTTGAAGCAGACTGGGGCCAGCGACCCTTTCGCCAGCCCCACCACAGCGCCAGCGCCGCCGCGTTAGTGGGGGGAGGCTCAAAACCCAAACCTGGGGAAATCTCGCTTGCTCACCACGGCGTGCTGTTTTTAGACGAGCTGCCGGAGTTTTCCCGCAACGTCTTAGAAGTGTTAAGGCAGCCACTGGAAACGGGGGAAATTCACCTCTCACGCGCCAGCCATGAACGTCGTTATCCGGCGCAGTTTCAACTCGTTGCCGCCATGAACCCCTGCCCCTGTGGCCACTTGGGCGATCCGCGTCAGCGCTGCCAGTGCAGTTCCAGCCAGATTCAGCGCTATCAGGCACGGCTTTCTGGCCCGCTGCTAGACCGCATTGACCTGCAAGTGGAAGTGCCCGCCCTGCCGCCCGAGCAGCTCACCGCCCAAACTCAAGGCGAACCTTCCAGCGCCGTGCGCAAGCGGGTGATGGCCGCCCGAGAGCGCCAGATGGCGCGAGGCGCACTCAACAGCCAGCTAAGCGGCAAAGCCTTAGAAGCCGCCTGCGCGCTGAACGATGAAGAGCGCGCTTGGTTGGCAGGCGTGCTGGAAAAGCTCAAGCTCTCTGCCCGCGCTTACCACCGCGTTCTGCGGGTCGCGCTTACCCTGGCCGATCTGCAAGGCGAACCCAAGCCCACCCAGCCACACTTTATCGAGGCTATCGGCTACCGGCAGTTGGATAGGCTGTTGAAAGGTGCCTAG
- a CDS encoding NAD(P)H-dependent oxidoreductase, producing MASVAKVLVLAGSAREGSLNKQLAKLAAKRIEALGGKATFIDLKDYPCPLFDEDIEAQGMPDNVLKLRDILAEHQALLIASPEYNGFITPLLKNTLDWLSRPYNDTPGLKLFAGKWAALVAASPGGLGGIRALPLGQQLLANLSLTVLPQPLSLPKAGSAFNESGALKDEATGGKLDALCQRLVDVMANHHR from the coding sequence ATGGCATCAGTAGCAAAAGTTCTCGTCTTAGCGGGCAGTGCCCGTGAAGGCTCGCTTAACAAACAGCTCGCGAAGCTTGCCGCCAAGCGTATTGAGGCCTTGGGTGGAAAGGCGACCTTTATCGATTTAAAAGACTACCCTTGCCCGCTGTTCGATGAAGACATTGAAGCCCAGGGCATGCCTGATAATGTACTGAAACTGCGCGACATACTGGCAGAGCACCAAGCGCTATTGATCGCCTCGCCGGAGTACAACGGTTTTATTACGCCGCTGCTGAAAAACACGTTAGATTGGCTCTCCAGGCCTTACAACGATACGCCAGGACTCAAGTTATTTGCCGGTAAGTGGGCTGCGCTGGTGGCGGCGTCACCAGGTGGGCTGGGCGGTATTCGAGCATTGCCCCTTGGACAGCAGTTGTTGGCCAATCTGAGTTTGACCGTACTGCCGCAGCCACTATCATTGCCGAAGGCAGGCAGTGCGTTTAACGAGTCAGGCGCGCTCAAGGATGAAGCGACGGGTGGAAAGCTCGACGCCTTATGCCAACGACTTGTCGATGTAATGGCCAATCACCATCGCTAG
- a CDS encoding IS30 family transposase — MGYRQLTQTQRYQIHARYDLGVSQRQIGRELGIHSSTVSRELRRNATSGGYDPEQAQSLSDHRRRTAWKWTKRLPSLITAVADRLREEWSPEQISGFMAPLAGIGVSHQWIYSLIWDDRAQGGDLWRHLRQPKRRSKHRAQAKSAGLGKIPSRVGIEHRPAEVDARLVIGHWEGDTVIQGHKQSGLVTLVERRSGYLLAARLPRVSAELTQAAMIRLLKPRRGAVKTITLDNGSEFAGHIAVGKAVTAKTYFCDPYCSGQRGSNENTNGLIRQYFPKGTDFRQVTDAELRKVVEKLNDRPRKRLGYRTPAQVFLGEYSGALDTAGAALIA, encoded by the coding sequence ATGGGATACCGACAGCTGACCCAGACCCAACGATACCAGATCCACGCCCGCTATGACTTGGGCGTGAGCCAGCGTCAAATCGGCAGAGAGCTAGGAATCCACAGCAGCACGGTCAGCCGTGAGCTGCGTCGTAACGCCACTTCTGGTGGCTACGACCCCGAGCAGGCCCAGTCCCTCAGTGATCACCGCCGCCGCACCGCCTGGAAGTGGACGAAGCGCTTGCCCAGCCTGATCACCGCCGTTGCCGACCGGCTGCGAGAGGAGTGGAGTCCGGAGCAGATCAGCGGCTTCATGGCACCGTTGGCCGGCATAGGCGTCAGTCACCAGTGGATCTACTCCTTGATCTGGGATGACAGAGCGCAAGGTGGCGATCTATGGCGGCACCTCCGCCAACCGAAGCGTCGCAGCAAGCATCGGGCTCAGGCCAAGAGCGCTGGGCTTGGCAAGATCCCCAGCCGCGTGGGCATTGAGCATCGCCCGGCAGAGGTCGATGCCAGGCTCGTCATCGGGCACTGGGAAGGCGACACCGTCATTCAGGGGCATAAGCAATCGGGGCTGGTGACGCTGGTAGAGCGCCGTAGCGGCTATCTGCTGGCGGCGAGGTTGCCCAGGGTCTCAGCGGAGCTGACGCAAGCGGCCATGATCCGGCTGTTGAAGCCTCGCCGGGGTGCTGTGAAGACCATCACCCTAGACAACGGCTCGGAGTTCGCCGGCCACATAGCCGTAGGCAAGGCGGTGACCGCAAAGACCTACTTTTGCGATCCCTACTGCTCTGGCCAGCGTGGGAGCAACGAGAATACCAATGGCTTGATACGGCAGTACTTCCCCAAGGGAACAGACTTCCGCCAGGTCACCGATGCCGAGCTGCGCAAGGTGGTCGAGAAACTAAACGACCGCCCTCGAAAGCGACTCGGTTACCGGACACCGGCACAGGTGTTTCTGGGGGAGTACTCAGGAGCCCTGGACACAGCAGGTGCTGCACTTATTGCTTGA
- a CDS encoding esterase-like activity of phytase family protein yields MLEFRFTSAAHAQQDFSATLSGHAQLPGSTFVAAPSGAAEHYNVSGRFTGPEGRAEQLYTNMQATGLALPFPSQPLQGFSGIRSLGDDRFLVLTDNGFGSKANSSDVILMFNIIKTDWDTGRVIIEETVQLSDPNRKVPFPIMNEATPGRFLTGADFDIESIQPVGDNYWIGDEFGPWILQVDHQGEVLQVLATNPSGTLMRSPDNAFALTPNPGASLADEVVVFRSGGYEGMALSEDQTTLYPLLEKPIWDSSANAPETIDGTAVLRMFELDTETGEWGDTTRYYPLESADHAIGDFNLIGGTRGLIIERDSRQGDPREAWADNPAEFKRIYLIDLDRTDEQGVLDKIAYIDLMNIQDPDGIAPRGTINGTFNFPFVTIENVDRVDESTIVVANDNNYPFSIGRQQGRADDNELILLNVEDFLNAQ; encoded by the coding sequence TTGCTTGAATTCAGGTTTACCAGTGCCGCGCACGCCCAGCAGGATTTTAGCGCCACATTGTCCGGCCATGCCCAGCTACCCGGCAGCACCTTTGTGGCGGCTCCTTCAGGCGCCGCTGAGCACTACAACGTCTCAGGCCGTTTTACTGGCCCAGAGGGCCGGGCTGAGCAGCTATATACCAACATGCAGGCCACCGGCTTAGCGCTCCCTTTCCCTAGCCAGCCATTACAGGGGTTTTCAGGTATTCGCTCACTGGGCGATGACCGTTTCTTGGTATTAACCGATAACGGCTTTGGTTCCAAAGCCAACTCCTCTGACGTCATTCTGATGTTTAACATTATAAAGACTGACTGGGACACCGGGCGTGTCATCATTGAGGAGACCGTTCAACTATCGGACCCAAACCGCAAGGTGCCCTTCCCGATTATGAATGAAGCCACGCCTGGTCGCTTTCTAACCGGCGCTGATTTCGATATTGAATCGATACAGCCAGTGGGCGATAACTACTGGATTGGCGATGAGTTCGGCCCCTGGATTCTCCAGGTCGATCATCAGGGCGAAGTGCTGCAAGTGCTGGCCACTAACCCTAGTGGAACGCTGATGCGCTCACCTGACAATGCTTTTGCCCTCACCCCGAACCCTGGTGCATCTCTCGCAGATGAGGTGGTGGTATTTCGCTCCGGCGGTTATGAAGGCATGGCGCTCTCCGAAGACCAAACAACGCTCTATCCCTTGCTAGAAAAACCGATCTGGGACAGCAGCGCCAACGCCCCAGAAACGATTGACGGCACCGCCGTGTTAAGAATGTTCGAGCTCGATACTGAAACCGGAGAATGGGGCGACACAACCCGCTATTACCCCTTGGAGTCAGCGGATCATGCGATTGGCGATTTCAATCTTATTGGCGGAACTCGTGGCCTGATTATCGAACGTGATAGTCGCCAGGGCGACCCGCGAGAAGCGTGGGCAGACAACCCCGCTGAGTTCAAACGTATCTATCTCATCGACCTCGACCGTACAGACGAGCAGGGAGTGCTTGATAAAATCGCCTATATAGACCTGATGAACATCCAGGACCCAGATGGCATTGCACCCCGCGGCACGATCAACGGCACCTTTAACTTTCCCTTTGTGACCATTGAGAACGTCGACCGTGTTGATGAGAGCACTATCGTGGTCGCCAATGACAATAACTACCCTTTCTCGATTGGCCGTCAGCAAGGACGCGCTGATGATAATGAGCTGATACTGCTCAATGTGGAGGACTTCCTGAACGCTCAGTAG